Proteins from a genomic interval of Trifolium pratense cultivar HEN17-A07 linkage group LG6, ARS_RC_1.1, whole genome shotgun sequence:
- the LOC123890398 gene encoding protein LITTLE ZIPPER 3: MERLNTELYYQNCHIMKENEKLRKKAQLLNQENQELLSQLKKKLSNGGASNSKTNAPNNMFDLNLGSSSSQNASNSNN; encoded by the coding sequence ATGGAAAGATTGAACACAGAATTGTACTACCAAAACTGTCACATaatgaaagaaaatgaaaagctaAGAAAGAAAGCTCAACTTCTGAATCAAGAGAATCAAGAACTTTTGTCTCAACTCAAGAAAAAGCTCTCAAATGGTGGTGCTAGTAACTCAAAAACCAATGCTCCAAACAACATGTTTGATCTTAACCTTGGTTCAAGTTCAAGCCAAAATGCTTCCAATTCCAACAATTAG
- the LOC123889208 gene encoding replication protein A 70 kDa DNA-binding subunit B-like: MANSGMYVKMTKISEITSGKIDFQLRVRVINLWSTPDRANLAEDGALHMIFLDKDCGKIYATVRKDLLPQFKDDIEEGAAYVMERFMVGKNDSSFKSTPHKHKLNFMRGTKLIKVKAAEIPSNHFNFMPFHEILTSTKEDQLLDVIGHVVEKNAMKETEKNGKISKVMDATLEDLEGNRIHCTLCDDYAEKMQRFLDSNDPSLPVILIFQLCSMGVSNSFYGSKLFLNVDMPEVASYIERMNAANVELTQVVSQMSGPPVVSVADDLLQTPRMTIEDLIESTEKCSGSVLAWACEFDMDAGWFYQACTRCASRINFVAGQLYCDKCKMPRTAIPRYKINLQVIDNTGSITFVMFDRVVFQVVGLTAQDLLDSMNNDPNSASYPQALDVFINKQMLFKVEVSGANLYRNWRGYTVKKVTSDEDIIKSFASLHGIDLDVNADNTNFDQFGCDLGTDNPPVLLDGVESSNNVHDKVSSSVHTPTSKLAVKDVPAIDRGGASSSKKPAAQRVIDLGEDNVAPTAVDDPSTGSVDGKKTADLGEAQLATAKEVNLLPVKIEGP, translated from the exons ATGGCTAATTCAG gAATGTATGTCAAGATGACTAAGATATCTGAAATTACTAGTGGCAAAATTGACTTTCAATTGAGAGTACGTGTAATCAATTTATGGTCCACTCCAGATCGTGCTAATCTTGCTGAGGATGGAGCTCTCCACATGATTTTTCTTGACAAGGAT TGTGGAAAGATATATGCAACGGTTAGGAAAGATTTACTCCCTCAGTTCAAAGATGATATTGAGGAGGGTGCTGCTTATGTTATGGAGAGATTCATGGTTGGTAAGAATGACTCTTCTTTTAAGAGCACCCCTCATAAGCACAAGCTTAATTTCATGCGTGGTACTAAGCTAATTAAAGTGAAAGCTGCTGAAATACCATCAAACCATTTCAATTTTATGCCTTTCCATGAAATTCTCACCTCTACTAAAGAGGACCAGCTGCTTG ATGTCATTGGTCATGTTGTTGAGAAGAATGCTATGAAAGAAACTGAGAAAAATGGCAAGATAAGTAAGGTCATGGATGCTACTCTCGAAGATTTGGA AGGGAATAGAATCCATTGTACCTTGTGCGATGATTATGCTGAAAAGATGCAGCGATTCCTTGATAGCAATGATCCATCACTTCCTGTGATACTTATTTTCCAACTGT GTTCAATGGGGGTTTCCAACTCTTTTTATGGATCAAAATTGTTCTTGAATGTTGATATGCCTGAGGTTGCTAGCTACATAGAAAG GATGAATGCTGCAAATGTAGAGTTAACTCAAGTTGTGAGTCAAATGTCTGGACCACCTGTAGTTAGTGTTGCAGATGATTTGTTGCAAACACCTAGAATGACAATAGAGGATCTCATTGAATCCACTGAG AAATGTAGTGGCTCTGTTTTGGCTTGGGCTTGTGAGTTTGATATGGATGCTGGTTGGTTTTATCAAGCCTGTACTAGGTGTGCTTCTAGGATCAATTTTGTGGCAGGACAACTATATTGTGACAAGTGCAAAATGCCAAGAACTGCCATCCCAAG GTACAAGATCAACCTTCAAGTGATTGATAACACAGGATCAATTACTTTTGTTATGTTCGATCGTGTGGTTTTCCAGGTTGTCGGACTAACAGCCCAGGATTTGCTAGATTCCATGAATAAT GATCCTAACTCAGCTTCTTATCCACAAGCACTTGATGTGTTTATCAACAAACAAATGCTCTTCAAAGTTGAAGTGTCCGGTGCCAATTTGTATCGTAATTGGCGTGGTTACACTGTGAAGAAAGTGACTTCTGATGAGGATATTATAAAGAGTTTCGCTTCTCTACATGGAATAGAT TTGGATGTTAATGCTGACAACACCAATTTCGACCAGTTTGGGTGTGATTTAGGAACCGATAATCCTCCG GTTCTACTTGATGGAGTTGAATCAAGCAATAATGTGCATGACAAAGTCTCTAGCTCTGTCCACACTCCAACTAGCAAGTTGGCTGTCAAAGATGTACCTGCCATTGATAGAGGTGGCGCATCCTCCTCTAAGAAACCAGCTGCTCAGAGGGTTATTGACCTTGGTGAAGACAATGTGGCTCCTACTGCTGTAGATGATCCATCCACAGGCAGTGTAGATGGAAAAAAAACTGCTGATCTAGGAGAAGCCCAGCTTGCCACTGCAAAGGAAGTCAATCTGCTACCTGTGAAAATTGAGGGTCCTTAG